The genomic window TTTCGATAATTGGCCTAATATCAACTGAGGTAGTCTCTTCTTGCTCCTCCACCTTCCTCAGAAGCCTAACTCTCTCAATTATGTCCTGCTGCTCCTTTGTACCCGCCAGCGCCTTACCAACAATGTTGGCCTGATTATCTGTAAGATTAGTATGTTTTAGAAGTTCTAAGAATCCTTGAACTGCCTGAATGCGATTCAGCACATCATGTCTCAATAGGGATATTAAGAAATCAGTGCGCCTTTCAGCCATTTTTCGCTTAGTAATGTCTAGGGTGATTTCCACCCCGCCTATCGTTTCTCCTTCTCCGTTCTCAACCGCACTTCCTGTAACCAACCACCATCTATCATCCGGTGTTTTCATTTCAGATGTTTCTGGCTCGCCGGTTTTCCATGATTCTTCAATAGGGCAATCTTTGCATGGTGTTTTCCTGTTTGCCCACACCATGTGGCATTTCTTGCCCTTCAATTCTTCAGCAGTCATTCCGACGGATTCTGCAGATGCCCTATTAGCCCAGATAACTCTGTGATCCATGTCTTGGAGCAATATGTGAAACGGAGAATTATCGAGAATTGCTGCTTTTTCTTTCTCTGATTCTGCAAGCCTAAGCTCGGTATTCTTTCGTTTTGTGATATCTCTCGCGTAGAGACATACGCGTAGAACTTCTCCGGATTCATCTAGGATTGGT from Candidatus Lokiarchaeota archaeon includes these protein-coding regions:
- a CDS encoding PAS domain-containing protein produces the protein LDREGRVLDCNTRYAARFDKKSDEIIGKTPWKLHPDVSAKRKEALESVFETGKPSHGEDVREGKNGTPIWNEYIISPILDESGEVLRVCLYARDITKRKNTELRLAESEKEKAAILDNSPFHILLQDMDHRVIWANRASAESVGMTAEELKGKKCHMVWANRKTPCKDCPIEESWKTGEPETSEMKTPDDRWWLVTGSAVENGEGETIGGVEITLDITKRKMAERRTDFLISLLRHDVLNRIQAVQGFLELLKHTNLTDNQANIVGKALAGTKEQQDIIERVRLLRKVEEQEETTSVDIRPIIETITEQKKLQPFGKEFTIEREMPEQRISVQGGKLLKPLFSNLIENALEHSEGSKIRLSVAEDDEFITVSIEDDGKGIPAKVQREIMEARFDDEESKSSGLGLYLVKEIAEAYGGRIEIGDSELGGARVDVHLKRSK